The Anastrepha ludens isolate Willacy chromosome 2, idAnaLude1.1, whole genome shotgun sequence genome contains a region encoding:
- the LOC128855154 gene encoding piggyBac transposable element-derived protein 2-like has translation MARRGLSLQEMLDFIQELDEAEDQNQLCDIPTTPYIEPPVDDNESGEDDAEDDCAGIPDNVCPAQLRAPNPGDLSVIEVEDTYNEMEDEETTANRSESPMRKRLRKIEPKPSNVALPSGNKETVFEWVKKKSSSLIPIFPSANYEDCRHSLPLEQFEKCFDDTLLEHICEQSALYSVEQNRPNPNIIVSELRAFIGILIVTGYNYHSNYKHLWSQDEDIRNNLVSNTMRRNRFQEI, from the exons ATGGCACGTCG CGGTTTATCGTTGCAAGAAATGCTTGATTTCATTCAAGAACTCGATGAAGCAGAAGATCAAAATCAACTGTGTGATATTCCAACCACTCCTTATATCGAGCCTCCTGTGGATGACAACGAATCTGGCGAAGATGACGCTGAAGATGATTGTGCGGGCATTCCAGATAATGTTTGCCCGGCTCAGCTAAGAG CGCCAAATCCAGGAGATTTGTCTGTTATTGAGGTTGAAGACACTTATAATGAGATGGAGGATGAAGAAACAACGGCTAATCGTTCAGAATCTCCAATGAGGAAGCGCTTACGTAAAATTGAACCGAAACCTTCAAACGTTGCATTGCCATCAGGAAACAAGGAAACTGTATTTGAATGGGTCAAGAAGAAATCGTCATCTCTAATTCCAATTTTTCCAAGCGCAAATTACGAAGATTGTCGCCATTCACTGCCACTCGAacagtttgaaaaatgttttgatgacACATTATTGGAACATATTTGCGAACAAAGTGCATTATATTCGGTGGAACAGAATAGACCGAACCCAAATATAATAGTCAGCGAACTTAGAGCATTCATAGGCATATTGATCGTCACTGGCTACAATTATCACTCCAATTACAAACATTTGTGGAGTCAGGATGAAGACATTCGGAACAATCTTGTCAGTAACACCATGCGTCGGAATCGTTTTCAAGAGATTTAG
- the LOC128855200 gene encoding uncharacterized protein LOC128855200, with product MLDNEDLIRLGGRIDYAECVPMSTKRPIILPRSHPISRLVAKHYHELFHHHNFESALCAIRRKFWIPSARRLLRSIKAKCQKCKNLSAIPESPLMGQVPSDRVTPFVRPFTYSGVDYFGPVLVAIGRRQEKRWVALFTCLTIRAIHLELAKDLSTNAAIIVCRNFINRRGVPVRLRSDMGTNFVGASKEDWVNVQSGMQSECDLRGVEWVFNAPANPSAGGIWERMVRSVKRVLMFKLKERAPQLETLQSLLIEAENLINSRPLTHVPVESTDAEPLSPNHFLLGCANDVQTPALSEKICFRKQWHIAQQLKQTFWKRWILEYLPTLTRRTKWFKRVKPIAIGDIVIVCDDNESRGHWKQGIVTEANTAPDGQVRSVLVKTSTGILRRPASKIAVLDVGSDSLTSDANHGGEDVTD from the coding sequence ATGTTAGACAATGAGGACCTTATACGACTAGGGGGTCGGATAGACTATGCCGAATGCGTACCAATGTCAACAAAGCGACCAATAATATTGCCAAGGAGTCATCCTATATCACGTCTTGTAGCTAAGCATTATCACGAACTTTTTCATCACCACAACTTTGAGTCAGCGTTGTGCGCCATACGTCGAAAGTTTTGGATTCCTAGTGCGCGCCGATTATTGAGGTCAATTAAAGCTAAATGccagaaatgtaaaaatttatccgCTATTCCCGAATCACCACTTATGGGCCAAGTACCTAGCGATCGAGTTACGCCGTTCGTTCGTCCGTTCACATATTCAGGCGTTGACTACTTTGGGCCTGTCTTAGTAGCCATAGGCCGTCGTCAAGAAAAACGTTGGGTTGCACTCTTCACATGTCTAACTATTAGAGCCATTCACCTGGAACTAGCTAAGGACCTATCAACAAATGCTGCCATAATTGTCTGCCGTAACTTTATAAACAGAAGAGGTGTACCGGTACGGCTCCGTAGCGACATGGGGACAAATTTTGTCGGCGCGAGCAAAGAAGATTGGGTAAATGTTCAAAGCGGTATGCAATCAGAGTGTGATCTTCGAGGTGTAGAGTGGGTTTTCAATGCACCCGCCAACCCATCTGCCGGGGGCATATGGGAAAGAATGGTGAGAAGCGTAAAACGAGTTTTGATGTTCAAGCTGAAGGAACGAGCGCCACAGTTGGAGACCCTGCAAAGTCTTCTGATTgaagcagaaaatttaataaattcgcgTCCATTAACACATGTACCGGTAGAGAGTACCGACGCCGAGCCTCTGTCACCCAATCATTTTTTGCTAGGCTGCGCGAATGATGTACAAACTCCTGCGCTGTCAGAGAAAATATGTTTTCGCAAGCAGTGGCACATAGCGCAGCAGCTGAAGCAGACTTTCTGGAAGAGGTGGATACTGGAGTATCTCCCTACCTTGACCCGGCGTACGAAATGGTTTAAGAGGGTGAAGCCGATAGCTATAGGTGACATCGTTATAGTTTGCGACGACAACGAGAGCCGAGGCCATTGGAAACAGGGTATCGTAACAGAAGCAAATACAGCCCCAGATGGTCAAGTTAGATCTGTTTTAGTCAAGACGTCGACAGGAATTTTACGGAGACCAGCGTCTAAAATTGCAGTGCTCGACGTTGGTAGTGATTCTCTCACCAGTGATGCGAATCACGGGGGGGAGGATGTTACCGATTAA